Proteins found in one Candidatus Eisenbacteria bacterium genomic segment:
- the tuf gene encoding elongation factor Tu (EF-Tu; promotes GTP-dependent binding of aminoacyl-tRNA to the A-site of ribosomes during protein biosynthesis; when the tRNA anticodon matches the mRNA codon, GTP hydrolysis results; the inactive EF-Tu-GDP leaves the ribosome and release of GDP is promoted by elongation factor Ts; many prokaryotes have two copies of the gene encoding EF-Tu) produces RGMVLAAAGSITPHTKFKGEVYILSKDEGGRHTPFFTGYRPQFYFRTTDVTGVANLPDGREMVMPGDNVTMTIELITPIAMEKGLRLAIREGGRTVGAGVVVEILE; encoded by the coding sequence AGCGTGGGATGGTGTTGGCGGCGGCTGGGAGCATAACGCCGCATACGAAGTTTAAGGGAGAGGTATACATATTGTCGAAGGATGAGGGAGGGAGGCACACGCCGTTTTTCACCGGTTATCGACCTCAGTTTTATTTTCGGACTACGGATGTTACCGGTGTGGCGAATTTGCCGGATGGGCGTGAGATGGTGATGCCAGGAGACAACGTGACGATGACGATAGAGTTGATAACGCCGATTGCGATGGAGAAGGGGCTGCGGTTGGCGATCAGGGAAGGCGGCAGGACTGTAGGCGCAGGGGTAGTCGTAGAAATCCTGGAATAG
- the rpmG gene encoding 50S ribosomal protein L33, with product MREQIVFACSQCKRRNYTSTKNKRKHPDRLEFRKYCSSCRTHTVHKETK from the coding sequence ATGCGAGAACAGATAGTATTTGCGTGCTCACAGTGCAAGAGACGGAACTACACGAGCACAAAGAACAAGCGCAAACATCCCGATAGATTGGAGTTCCGCAAGTACTGTTCATCCTGCAGGACTCACACTGTTCATAAGGAAACGAAATAG